The DNA sequence TGCTGTAAAGTGGCTCATTGTTCTGTGATATCACTAAAATAATATTATGTCCTCTGTCTTTAAATCTTCtttgtaaattttaattttctcttgtccaattgtgttttatgtacagcactttggtcagtggttgctgtttttaaagtgctttataaataaacttggcttggcttggctaaatataaatgaatgGGCTGCGTGGGGCCCACTCGTGCTGGACGTCTTGATAGTGCCCCATATGAAACCAGAAGTGTAAAAGAGTGGGCGTTCAGGAGGCCAGCCAAGTCTGCAGCGCTTTATTTTTAGCCCGTTGCTCAAATGTACTGAACCCCACATTAAAAATTATATCAGTATAGTATCAACCACTTGTGTCAAAAAGTGGGCAAAAAGAATTTTAATGGTAAAAATGTTGTGCAGTCAGTGTGCATCACTGTGAACTTGTTTAACTCTGCATGTAAGCACATCAGTAACTGTAGATCAACTATTCTGGTAAGCAGGTCTTCAAAGACACCTTGCAAAAGATAAAACAAGCCCTCTCTTGTCAGCACAGGTGGCAGATACATAATGAGAAGCTTTTTCCAGCACACTTGGCTGAACAGAGTCCTTTCACATGGACTACTTTATGGAATTCTGCCAGAGGCGATATTTCCAGCCTATCAACTTTTTTTATGTTCCTGTAATTACTTCAGCAGGGAAAGTCCAAAGGCAGTAAATACAGATGCCCAATAAGGCAAACTTCCACCCAGCAGGTTACAAGTAAATGAAACTGTGTGTGGAGCGGCTGCAGCGACACGTGTGTAAGTGAAAAGACAAACATTTGCTCCTGGTGATGCATTTAGGTGCTCACAGAGGCTCCTATTCAACAGAAAGAGGTCACCGGTCTGTCACACTTATTTCAGCTTCCTCAATACAGTAAGTGGGGAAGAGAAAGTTGCTCTTTACAGACACTGCGTGCAAATGTTCTTTCACTGGAAAACATGCTCTTCCACAGAGGTGTTTATCATTTACGAGGGAATAAGTGAACAAGGAAGTAGAGCAAAGTGGCGTAATAATGGAAGTCCTTTTTCTGATGGCAGGTTGTGATTGAGTTGTTTCTAGTTAGACAAGTCTATACCTAAAAAGATCTTGAAGGTATTATACttcaattcagggtcatgaagcctatcccagtccatcacagggctaacacacacagggacagacatccattcacactcacatccaacTTGGAATCACACACAGACCACTGAAATGGCCTCGACAGATCTCAGTCTCACGGAGCATCTCTGAGATGTGGCTGAACAGGAGATCTGCATcatgcagccgacaaatctgtgCGACGCCATCATGTCACTgtagaccaaaatctctgagaaatgttctGTGACATGCAGAATTAAGGCACTTCTGAAGGTAAAGgtgggtccaacccagtactcaGTAtccagcaaggtgtacctaataaagtgtctggtgagtgtaaaGCACATCGAGgcagttgttgtgaattggcaccATAGAAATAGACTTGGATTTTCTCTCAAAGGGAGATCTTTTTGAAGGCTGGCTGAGTTTTAGTCCATGGATGTCAGCTGCTCAGGATGCAAGGCATCAAATGCCCTTTACTGTGCAGTCCCACTAAGTACCCCACATAACTCatgtgcaaatttaaaatgaaattttcagaactgaagaagcctcttggataagagCTGAAACATCTTGAAAAacttaaagaggtccagtcgcCGTTTTCAAGCTCCACTGACGACAGAAGCACAGCGTTTTGTTTCTACCTGTGAATTTGCTTTGAAATCAGCATTTAAACTCGAGAGTCGCTGGAGACTGACTCACACGGCTGACCCAGTGTCATGCGGCCCAGTTGTTTTAAAGCACATTTGTGCACATGCATCAGTGTTTGTAGATTTTACAGCGGGACCATATCAGCACTGTAAAACGTTTTGTTGTCACAACACCATGAGTGACCACTGGGCCCCACCGGCCCCAACCAGGCTGACCGTGTGAACGGCACAAAATGTTCATTAAGAAGGATTACATGTTTGTGGTTAACACAGTCATCCAGATCTGCCCACATGTAAAACCTCTGCCCTGCTGTGGCTGGGAAGTTTACTTTGACTTCAGAACATTTGGTGCTTGTCATTTCTGAGCTGGCATATCCAGGAACTGCTCCATCTCTaacatttttggaaataaaTAGGAGTAAATTAGATCTTCTACCTtacttttaaccctttaaagttcaggttttgttttatgtctggttttgttttactTGTGCACACACCATGTTAATGGCTTCATAGCTCTGCTTTAACTCGTGCTTTATTTAGTTGCACCCAATTTTACTTCAGTAATTATACCATGAAGATCACAGCTCTGGTGTGTTCAAGCACCATCTGTTTGCGGCGGACAAGAATTGAGATTTAGCACAGCAATACAGATTAAACGCCTTGTATTTGTTTATAAAATCCTTCAATCACTTCCAGTCGATACGACTGGAGCACTTTAAACAGCACTATATTTGTTCTTGTTACTTTAATATCTCTGcagaagctgtttttgtttgtctttaatATTCTGAAGTTGTTCATAAACagattacagtcatttttaatCTACTCTTAATCCAGTGCAAGAAGATGTGTTTATAAAGACTTCATTTCCCCTTCTGCTTCTGTCATAAATGAGATTAACTCTGCGGTCTTATGAGAATCTTTAAGGATGTACAAAagagggacttttttttttttagatcgaTGGGATATGAAATAGAAAAAGTAGAAGAGGAAAGAGTAGCTGAGCTGATGAAAAGTGAAAGTCAAAACATGCACTCAGATGCTATATAAGgagtgctgcagcagcagtccCCTCACTTCCTTTGGCACAAAAGGTACTGAAAGGAAGAACAGGCTCTTCATCAGCCAATCTGCCTCCAGAGAAGCCAAGAGACGACTCTTCTTGCTAGACCAGACATGGCTGCCAAACTCTTCCTCTCCATCCTTTTCATCGCTTGTTACTGCTCAGGTGAGTTTCTATCAGTTATCCTCACAGACTGAAAATATGTGAGCTTCATTCTCAGGCAGAAAATGAAATGTCATTGTCAGACTGCTTCATCAAGCTTAAAgagatgtgacttttttttttaatgactggaAATGGAAGCAGCAAGTCTAAATGTATGTCTGTGCTTCTGCAGCTCTTCACTTTgctttttaaatacagttttttcTGATTCCAAGTGAATCATTAAAGCATCATTATTAAGAGCTGCACAAAAAAAGTGTACCACGAGATGAGGATGAGATGCTGTAAAAACGCAGTAACAGAATAAGCAGAGTATTAAGTAAATGTGAAAACTAAAGTAGAAATATGCTATAAGCACTGCTTATCAGTGCAAAGGTAAACACTAAATTAGTTTACCTTTCGTAAGGTGTGGCGGTGGTATTCCCCTCTCTTTGTTTCGCACTGTGTCGCAGGTGAAAGCTAAAATATAAGTGTGGAAAATCCCTGTCGAGTGACAAAAAGTGCCATGCCCATGGGAGAGTGTGGCCAGTGTGTCACTCTGAGGGCTCATCAACAAGCTTTTCCTGCAAAGCATCAAGTGTACAAAAGAAATGATATAAAGAACAAAGTGCATTTAAGCTGAACTGATGCCAACAAAAAGGGGCATCAATCACAGCTTACAGCTACAGAACTCTCAAGCTGCACACGAACCTCTGCAAACAAGCCTGCTGTGTAACctaatacttttttaaaaatataatggcCAAATTGTTTTCCTTTGTAAAACCTCAGATCTCAGGTTTTAATGGGCTGAACCGGCCCCACCTCATCCTTCACGCTCATACACATGACCACAGAGACAGAATATAAAACCTGTGCTTCTGAATAAAAGTTCATTCAGTTCAGTGATTGGTAGTGATTTTTTTATGCACTTTTATCAGCTTTGTCTTACAGTAACTCAAAGTGTATTTAATTGCAGTAATTCTGGTTTTGGAGAGTCCCTTTTTGCTGAAACGgtcttctttgtctttcagcGACCCTGGCACAGGTGCCCACTGACTGCTGCTTGCAGCTCTCAACAAGAGAGATCCCAAAATCTGTTGTTGCGAACTACCGTGTCCAGGTCGGCGGACAAGGCTGCCCATTTAATGCCATAGTGTAAGTTCTGATGATGTGCAGTAGATGATTTGTCTAACTGGTAGATCAGGACATGCAGACACGCTGCTATGGCGGGCTCACCTTGACTTGAGTGATTTGCGGTTCTTGCAGTTTTGTGGCCAGAGGTGGCAGGACAATGTGTGCTCCCAGTGATGAGAAGTGGGCCCAAGATCTGATGCACCATGTGGACCACCTCAGGAAATTCTGCAAGAAAGCCAACTACCAGGTACCTTCAACTTAAACTCTTTAAATGCAGCAAATAACATATAACACTCAAAAAATGGAGAGCTTTAAAAGGAGTCTGCACTGCTCGTTAGCTGTTACTGATTTAAAGGAGTAGTTCAACGTTTTAGGAACGTcggctgcagttttttttcctgctgagcGCTAAAACATTGATACCACTCTCACAGACAGAACAAGCCCTCACAGTAAATTTTCATATGGGTCTGAAATGAAACTTCAAAATCAAACTGTGTGAGTTTGAAAGAAGTGGAAACACAAACCACAGTTTTCCTGCGAACACATCATCTGCATATTACACCACCAACGTCCTCACATGGACTTTCTGTGTCTGTAAAATGTTAGCTTCCTCGTCTTCCCTCgttcttacttcctgtttttggtttgtctcTGGTTACTTTCCTTCTTTCATTTTCCCTTCTTTGTATTTTCCTGTCCCACATTCATTTCACCTGCGTTCAGCTGTTTCCAGCTGTGTGCAATCAGCTCATTGTGGATGCAATCCGGTCTCTGCTGTTTTATCTCCTGCTCGACCTTCACTTTATCCTCCTTCTGCTGTCTCGGgctaatgttttttgtttttcttggcttttGTTTATTAATCTTGCTTCTGACATCTCCATTGGAGTCTTTTCCCCTGACTTTTTTACATTACTGAACACACCTCGCTTTCAGCCGGGAGACTGGTTCGCAGTCACACgtgggactgttttttttttttactaaattttAACCAACACATCCACCTGCTTCAAGCCTCATTTAATTTCAAGTGGGTTGAGATCAATGAACTGTTGAACCACAAATCCTGCTACTAGTCGTGAGGTTGTACCAACATCAAAGCACTCTTCGCCACTCACCTTCAACCACACGCTGTTTGCACGTGCTGGTAATAATCGAACATTGTGTTGTCTCAGAGCGCTCATGGTTcttaacactttaaaaaaatcgCAACCTGGAAGATGCCACGTGAAACATGAAACCAAACGTTGCAGATCTTTGTTGGTGACCCATGAAATTTTTATCTTAGAAATCACAAGTTGATACAAGAGCAGAATCACTTTTCCGGTCTTGCACTCAGATTACACAGGATTCCCTGTTAGTGTATTATTAGCATTCATGCTTGACGAAAGTCTATTTTTGGGAGCAGGAAGTTAAAGCTGTGGTGAAAATAACGACTTTGGTTTCTACAGCACAAACGCTGCACTGGAGTGAAGCCCGAGTGAATCCGACTTCAGCGCCTTCAGCCAGAGCAGCGACGGTGGCTCCACAGCAGCGAGGGGATCAACCATAACATGAATAGTGAAGACTGTGAGATCAATGTGAAATAACCAgcgatttttctttttactaaacaatgtcttattttttacttttctgtaGCTAAGATTGATCTAATTTGAAATTAAATATCTTGAaggaattttatatttttttattctctgtgttttgttttttaaggaaaAGGTTTATGAAATATGTggaaaaagtaaatatttgttaAGTAACCAGCTCATTTTAGAACTCAGGAAGAAGCAGTTTGGTTCATTTGAATGTATTTGAGTGTtgatcttttcaaaataaagcctgttttttcccctgaccCCAGTCATGCCTGTGATTCTTTGTCGATGACACTCTGTTCTCTGttgagactgaaaatgagtaaatGAGTAAATGACCATCACTTAGAAGCTTCGATCCTTAGCAGCTAAGCTatcaggcaaaaataaaaattataataacaAAGGTAAtgaggataagcagaagtgaatggatggatggatggcggTAATgagggcgcccgggtggctcagtCGTGGAACAGGCAACCACATGGTAATGCCACATTGTGTTGTGGGTGGTGCAGGTTCATGTCCCGACCTGTTGCCAGTTTTCCcacgtatctttcccccatttcctgtctccctccactgccaataaaagccactgtggccaaaaaagaaaaaaaaagaacgatGAGTCTTTGAGACCTCTGTGGAGGAATTTAATTTTCAGTTACTTTGTCACACAGAGCAGGGttgaaaagcttttttcccttaatgaatgaaatcatcttttaaaaactgcactttgtatttactcaggttatctttgcccgttcattttcttctgcttgtccagttcagggttgtggggatgctggagcctatcccagctgccaggtGGGCTacgccctggacaggttgccagtctgttgcagggctacgcagagagacagataaccattcacagCCACGACAGTTTCTTTAGAGGATTTCTATAATTGAAATGCTTTATCATAACTGCTGTGAACACACCATAAATTAAGGTGTTTCGTGGTTTATTAAAGTACATATCCATCCATTTAGTTGTGGCAGGGCTGGAATCTATCCCAGGGGACTCCACCTCTCACCACAGGGTGAACAGGTCAAAGTGGACAGGTCGTCAGGCTGTTGCAGGGCTGAAACAGAGAGAGTGACAATCATTCACTCTCACATTAACAGCAACagccaatttagagtcaccagttaacctactACGCATTTATTTGGACTGTATTTGGACTAAACTGGCAAAGTGAACATGGTGAACATCTGAAGTTTTTATAGATAAGGGCATTTAGCTGTGGGGCCTGCTGCGCCCTGTG is a window from the Archocentrus centrarchus isolate MPI-CPG fArcCen1 unplaced genomic scaffold, fArcCen1 scaffold_26_ctg1, whole genome shotgun sequence genome containing:
- the ccl19a.1 gene encoding C-C motif chemokine 19a.1, which codes for MAAKLFLSILFIACYCSATLAQVPTDCCLQLSTREIPKSVVANYRVQVGGQGCPFNAIVFVARGGRTMCAPSDEKWAQDLMHHVDHLRKFCKKANYQHKRCTGVKPE